The genomic segment AAAAGATGATGCTCTTTTAATAGTTTGACCGTTTGACCTGTGACATAACCACCACAGCCAGTTCCCGCTGGTGGTCCACCACTCTCAACGCACATAACCCCATTGAAACCTTTAAACATAAAGTCTTCAGGTCTTAGTTCTTCACTATGAAAATCTACTTCTTCAAGAATATCTATAACGGTAGGCACCATTTTGTGCGTAAGGGTAAAAGTGCTGTCATGCTTTGGATCACAACCAATTTGAAGTACTTTCTTTCCAAGCTTTGAAAATGCGGCAGACAAATTAGAAGAAGTAGTTGATTTACCAATACCTCCTTTGCCATAAACAGCAATAACCAGTGCTCCTTCCTGAATTTGTGCTTTCGGGTCTTGTTTTACCTGAACGCTACCTTCACCATCCTCCTTACGAGTTATTGTCGAAGTCATTAATCTTTTTCTTTCGAAAGTCCTTATTTATATTCTTGCAGTCAAATATCTCTTTAGGAAATGTTTAGCGAATTCGATACATTTGGCATTAAATATATGTCTTCAAATGAAAACATATATATATTGAACAGCACATATGCGTATTTTTACTCATGCCTTTAACCTGCGTATTGGATAGTGAATTAGCTTTCAAATGTGTTGTGGGCACTAAGGGCTGCTAACTGTTGGGAGCACAAAAGTCACCGTAGGCAGATATTAGGTAACTAAAAAGTAACTAAATACGAAAGAGATTAAGTGTTTGTTGACGCTTTACCCTTTTTGGATGCAATTTGAATATATACATGTATCGAATTTATTTCTATGAGCGGTGCAACGCTCCTTAAGGAATCTGGTCCAAGAGAGGTTTTTTGCGGCCTAACATCTATTGTTTGGCTCCATAGGAGAATGCCTGATGCTTTCTTTCTGGTTGTGGGTTCTAGAACCTGTGCCCATCTGATTCAAAGTGCAGCTGGTGTGATGATTTTTGCTGAGCCGCGTTTTGGCACAGCCATTTTGGAAGAAAGAGATTTGGCAGGATTAGCTGATGCTCATGACGAGTTAAACAGAGTAGTTAAAAATCTTTTAGCAAGACGTCCGGAAATAAAAACTCTTTTTCTAGTTGGTTCATGCCCAAGCGAAGTAATAAAAATAGATCTTTCAAGAGTTGCCGAAAATCTGAATATTGAACTTAAAGGTCAAGTAACAGTATTGAATTATTCGGGTAGTGGAATTGAAACAACTTTCACTCAAGGCGAAGATGGAGCTTTAAAAGCATTGATCCCATTGATGCCGAAGAGTGATCAAAAGAAATTGCTTTTAGTAGGTACTCTTGCAAATGCTGTAGAGGATCGGCTTACTAGTATTTTTAATCGACTTGGCATAGACAAAGTAGAAAGTTTTCCACCCAGGCAGTCAACTGAATTACCTTCAATTGGCCCGGAGACTAAAGTCCTACTTACTCAGCCATATTTAACTGATACGGCAAGAGAGTTGAAAAATAAAGGTGCTGAAATAATTGAAGCTCCCTTTCCCTTAGGTGTCACGGGAAGTACCTTATGGAT from the Prochlorococcus marinus str. NATL2A genome contains:
- a CDS encoding ferredoxin:protochlorophyllide reductase (ATP-dependent) subunit N; amino-acid sequence: MSGATLLKESGPREVFCGLTSIVWLHRRMPDAFFLVVGSRTCAHLIQSAAGVMIFAEPRFGTAILEERDLAGLADAHDELNRVVKNLLARRPEIKTLFLVGSCPSEVIKIDLSRVAENLNIELKGQVTVLNYSGSGIETTFTQGEDGALKALIPLMPKSDQKKLLLVGTLANAVEDRLTSIFNRLGIDKVESFPPRQSTELPSIGPETKVLLTQPYLTDTARELKNKGAEIIEAPFPLGVTGSTLWIQAAADSFGIEKSLVDSILNPLISRAKQALIPHVEKLSGKKLFLLPESQLEIPLARFLSNECGMEIIEIGTPYLNRDLMKAEIDLLPPDCRIVEGQHVERQLDRVRDSSPDLVVCGMGLANPLEAEGISTKWSIEMVFSPIHGIDQASDLAELFSRPLRRHDILNPKTLTSN